From Microtus ochrogaster isolate Prairie Vole_2 chromosome 17, MicOch1.0, whole genome shotgun sequence:
TTTGTCCCTCCATTCCTCCACAGCAGGGCCCCTAGCTGCTTTAGTCACTCTAGGGAGGAGTGAGACCAGAGCCACAGGGTCTTGGCACCTGTGGACTCTGGCTGCCCCTGACCTGCCACCTGCCTCAACCCTCAGGCCTCAGCCCCTCAGCAGGTGCTTCCTGTGTACCTCCTCCTCCTGAGCCTCTCCACTCCCACCCTTTCTCTTTTCACGCCTGCTGGCTAAgggcccctccctcctcagctccatCTGCTGCAAATCTGTCCCTGCCCAGTGTTTGCAGCGttcccactgcctctgccacctgtCAGGTGCCGTCTGCTCTGTGGACCCTCTAAGGAGAGCCAAGAGCCCCTTCCAGAGGCTATCCCATCTCACCTCGGGCCCCTCCTATCCAGGCTAGCCCCCCTTGCAATCTTTTCAATCACCTCAATGAGGCAGGGGGCGTTCGCTGGGTATGCGAGAGACTCCACCTCTCAAAGCATGATGGGAGCAGCACATTCCAGAAAGCCCTGTGTTGGGAGGGAGATGCTAATCCTTCCTCTGGCTCTCGATCGCCACAGGATCCACACCAGAGGGGACCATGGAACTGCTGTCCACCCCCCACAGCATCGAGATCAACAATATCACTTGTGACTCTTTCCGTATCTCCTGGGCCATGGAAGATAGTGACCTGGAGAGGGTCACCCATTATTTCATTGACctcaacaagaaggaaaacaagaattcCAACAAGTTCAAACACCGGGTGAGTAAAAGACATCCTGATACCTCCCCGCTCCTATTTTACATGGAAGCAAGCAGACAAATAGGGATGCGGTAGATGCCTGGCCAAATTCCAGACTCTTCTCACGGGGTCACCTTGCCAAGGGTCACTTCTGAGCCTTAGTGCCTTCCTTGGTAATAATGGGATGACCACACTACCCCTGTAGAGCTGTTGAAAAGACTCCGTGAGATACCCCGTTTTCGTGCTGTTTGGTACCAGGCCTACCACAGCTCCAACGCTGTTATTCCCCATGGCTGGAACTTCAGCACAGGACTTGCGGGTCATACTTGTGGTTGGGTGAGCTACGTAGGCGCCTTTCATCTGGGTATGTGATACTGTACACAGTCCTAGGTATTCTCTGCTGCATCCCTGCCTGCTAATCTATTTCCTAGGTGTAGAAAGACACGTAGATCCGAGGATGCTCTTCAGTGTGTCCCTTCCCCAGGTTAAAAGCTAGCATAGGAGCAGGTGGGAGGGAACCTCACATCTTCTCCAGCTGTATGCATAGGCTGGGGAGAGTTCAGCGTGAAGGATTTGACTCCCAGGGTGACAGCCTTGGTGTGGGCGCTcgtacttctctctctctctctctctctctctctctctctctctctctctctctgtttccctctcccttattccctctctctctctttctgtttctctgtcgtttattctctttctctctctctctctctctctctctctctctctctctctctctctgtttccctctcccttattccctctctctctctttctgtttctctgtcgtttattctctttctctctctctctctctctctctctctttctctctctctctctgaatctggCTCCCCAGATCTGGGTGTCTTTTGGCAGGCCAGTTGCCACGGTGACGTGAATGTTCCACACCATCCCCTTGGCCCTCCCCCCAAAGAATAAggcatatttttctcttcctccctggctTCCCAGCATTTGCTGTTGCCGTGGAGACAGCACTGCAGTGTGCAGATTTCTCAAAGTCTCCCTCAGAAATGAAGGTCTTGCCACCTTCAACTTTGTGGCCCTCCTCCCTAGTGGTCTTTCTCCTTAGTTCTCAAGAGAATGGGGCATCATGGGGCTTGAAGGAGGTAGCTTCAAGCTACTGCTTGCCTCTTCAGTGAGATGGTGGTTGGGCCACAAAACCGTGGAGTCTCTGAAACTCCGATCctccttgggaggaagaggagagatgtTTTGGGGGAGTGGGGATTCCGGAATAATGGCAAGATGGGATGTGACTTCAAGACTGATCTTTGGTTCTCCATCTGAACCCCTCTCCTCAGGATGTCCCCACCAAGCTCGTGGCCAAAGCAGTGCCTCTGCCCATGACAGTGAGAGGCCATTGGTTCCTGAGTCCCCGTACAGAATACAGTGTGGCTGTGCAGACAGCGGTGAAGCAGAGCGATGGGGAGTACCTGGTGTCTGGCTGGAGTGAGACTGTGGAGTTCTGCACTGGAGGTGAGACCCTGATGGTGCATGACCCTGCCCCTGTAACACATCTGGCTTTGTTGGGCCAGGGTGGGAGGGACTCTTCGTCTTAGCCTGGCATACACAGAAACATCTGCTGCACCCTGGGTGCTATGCTTAAGCCAGAGGGGAGTCTGCCTAGACAGATGCACACTCTACACATTGGCAATGCCACCTGCATGAGGAATGGAACTACTTTCTGGCTTTTTtcaagagaaatatatatataatatgtatatatacatatataactttatttttatgtgtacatgtgtgcttgtgtgtgcacacatacatttgaGTACccacagagatgagaagagagtgttggatcccctggaactagagttacaggtggttgtgagccgccctATGCCGATGCTGGGACTTAGActcctgtcctctgcaggagtagcaAATGCTCCTCACAGATAAGCCATCCCTTCAGTCCCAAGAATATATATTTGCCATCATGGTAAATAGACGTATCATAAAACTGGCCATCTGAACCGTTTCTAAGTGCAGAAGCGTTAAGTGGTTTTATATTGTGATTGTGCATCCGATCTCTATAACTTCTCCATCTTGCAAAGCTAGAACACTATACCCTAGGAGCCCTcacttcccatttcctctcctctgggTCATGCCTACCTTTGTTTGTTCTGTCTTTCTGATCTTTGACTCTGCAAGGTGGCTTGTATGAATGAGATCAAAGTATTTGTCCTTTGGGGACTGGCTTATTTCTTTTACCTGAATATCAGCAAGACTATTTAGTCACCAATAGTCTACCGCTTGTCATTTGGTAGCTCAGTAACATTTTGCTTATCCTGAGTATCTCCTTAGCCTGGAAAAAAGACCATCTGGTGGTCTTGTAAGGTCTCTTAGGCAGAGCTTCACTCACAGATTCTAGCCTGAACAAACACTACCTTGTATATGCTTGTCACTGATAGCCAAGGAGCTGCCCCAGAATATTCTATCCCTTTGGTGTCCATGTGTGATCTGCTCCAGATTGCTCTCTGTCACAAGGAAGGGGCAGAGAACATTCCCTGCCCTGAGGCCTCCAAGGCTGCTGGCTCCATCCTCTGCCAAATTCTGTGCCCCCGGTCTCCTTGAATTGCGGTACCTGTACTAGAGCAGCACTCCTGCTCCTCGTAGGAGAGGCATCTTGGTTTGCCCCTGCCCCCGAACTGCATATGCGGTGggtatttaatttaaattgaagATCTGGGATTGGTGTAGTTGGGTCTACCCTACCTTTTCCAGAGACAAAGCACACAGAACCGTGGCGCTACCATAAGGAAAGGGCACCTTCAGCGCTACCATAAGGAAAAACCACCTTCCTCTAATGTGTTCCAAGACACTGTGTAGCCAACCACTCTGGGAAGTTCCCAAGGACCCTGGTCCAGTCTCAAGGCAGTTTTCCTGTCCTGGTATCAGCCCTTTATATTTCTCCCAAACAGAGAGGCTCAGGTAGACAGCTAGTGCTTTAGCTCCTCTTTCCTGAATGCTCACCTGAGGCCCAGGCTTTAATTCATCCTCAGCCCCCACTTAGAACTACAGTTAGCAACCACACTAATTGTGGAGTAGGCTCTCACCCTGGGTTTGAAGGGCCTTCCCCAAAGGACCTTGTATTTTCTCTCTCAAGTCTTTACTTTTCCTATTGGCCCTCTTTTCACCGGGATGGCAGTCTTGGAGCCCTGGTATAATGACAGGCATTCCTCTGTCCTTTCTGGACTCAGAGGACCCTGAGCCTCTGGCAATGCTGCCGCAGAAGTGAGAACAGACAACAAACAGTTCTTCATGTTCCCagtcaaggccagctggcctgtctCATCTGAGTCCAGGCTGTTGCAGAAGCTCCCCTGTTGGTCCAGAGGATGAGGTTGCCTGCAGGCTTGGTGGGTGGTGTAAAGAGGAAGAAGTTGCCATCCTGCAGTGGATCTTTTGCTCATCTCACCCTGCCTGGACTCTACAGATTATGCCAAGGAGCACCTGGCCCAGCTGCAGGAGAAGGCTGAGCAGATCGCTGGCCGCATGCTCCGCTTCTCCGTTTTCTACCGCAACCATCACAAGGAGTACTTCCAGCATGCCAGGTAGGGCAAGACAGACCGGCTAGGGCTTCTCCCTTTCCGGCTCTTCCTCTATCCCAGAATGCAAAGGCAGAAGTATAATTGCACGTTtaggaccagcctgggccacacaacaagaccttatctcaaaaaaaaaaaaaaaaagactactacGTTAAGGTTGGGGCTAAGGAAGGATCAAGGACATTGAAGTAGGGCTTGCTGGCAGAGTCAGGTAATAAGTTCTAGGTATGACCCCACCTTCTGGGACAGTCACTGGAGTCTGTCATGCGCATTAGCTCTCTCCATCTCAGGATCCAGGAGCACAGGCAAGAAGAAGTCCAAATGAAAGGCACCTGAACACAGAAAGCTCTGGGGAATCTTAGCCGGCTAGCTCTCAGAGGCTCCAGAGAAGCATTTTGGGGAAATCTTATAGGATACTGATGAAAGGCAGGTAGGAAGCCAAAAGCTAGGGCTTGGAGGATCCCACCCAAGTGACCCACCAGCGTAGCCTCAGACTTACTTGTCAGTGGCTCACGTGTACATTGCTCTCTTTTGAGGAGAGAGGCGGGGagcagggaagagggggagaaagagacagacagaaccaGCTCTAGTACTTCAGCCTACTGATGTTGAGCCTAAGGCACCAAGGGCTGGCAACTCATTTGtctctcaggacagccaggacgaGGTCTTGTCCACCCTCCCCCATGTCTGCTGACACGGCTTCAAGTCTATGTCCTTCTAAGCTAGGTCAGGGCAATCTGCCACAGTTACTGTCTTTATCATTTCTGGCAGCTGTGGTGGGCGTTCCCCACCCTTGCCCTAAGAAAACAGTAAAGAACCGGAGTCTTTGGCACTTCTCTTAAAGAAGAGGCAGTGGGCCTGtttaggcttcttttttttttttcagaatgaaagAGACAAGGGATACCCACCTGTGCCCGGCTGCTTATTGGGGGCTAGGGCACATAGACTAAGGATTCTCATTCTCCCAGTCTGGCAAGGGAGACAGTATGAAAAGACTTCATGTCTGTGATTAGTGGAGGCTGCAGGCTAACAGAACTGCTGGAGTCTGGCTGGCTCGTTCTCTGCTCAGCTACACATTGCAGCCAGGTTCCAGCAGGGCTAACCCATgatatttccccttctctttggCTGTCCTCCCGGGTGGGCAGGACCCACTGCGGGAACGTGCTGCAACCTTACCTGAAGGACAACAGTGGCAGCCACGGCTCCCCAACCAGTGGCATGCTGCACGGTGTCTTCTTCAGCTGCAACACGGAGTTCAACACAGGCCAGCCCCCACAGGACTCCCCTTATGGCCGCTGGCGCTTCCAGATCCCTGCCCAGCGCCTCTTCAACCCCAGCACCAACCTCTACTTTGCGGACTTCTACTGTATGTACACAGCCTACCACTATGCCATCCTGGTACTGGCACCCAAGGGCTCCCTGGGGGACCGCTTCTGTCGTGACCGGCTGCCCCTCCTGGACATTGCCTGCAACAAGTTCCTGACCTGCAGTGTGGAAGACGGAGAGCTGATCTTCCGCCACGCTCAGGACCTCATCCTGGAGATTATCTACACCGAGCCTGTCGACCTGTCCCTGGGCACGCTGGGAGAGATCAGCGGGCACCAGCTCATGAGCCTGTCCACTGCCGATGCCAAGAAAGATCCCAGCTGCAAGACCTGCAACATCAGCGTGGGCCGCTAGGGACTCCTGGGGAGCTGGCGGCCTGGGGAGAGATGGCAAGAGAGCGGGGATGTGTGGCTTAGGTTTGGGGAGctggctttctcttcctccccctgctCCCTCCACTCTGTCCAtctacccttcccccaccccgtTGTTGGCGACAACAGAAGGTAGTCCTCTTGTTAGCCTGGCCCATTTCAGGCCTGGTGGATTTGGGGTGGGGGCGGTTCACGGCAGGAGatgacttccttttctgtttttcctcttctgtttttggGCCTCAAGCAGGCCTCTATTTCCCAAAGTCCTCCCTGTCTCCTGGGCCAAAGCCCGTGTGCAACCTGGCCTCCACATAGATGCAGAAAGTTGTGGGGCACTTCCTTCttagccccacccaccccactcagGGCCACCCCAGACAGCCCCCTCCCTACTCAGCTGGGCCCCAGGTCTTTGACTCCTCCAGGCCAGGACCCTCCCTCTATAAATAAGTTCCTGCATTGCTGTCTCACCCTGGCtgctcctcccccccacccccagagcccTCTTCCCGCATGGGAGAACTGTCCATCCTTTCTGTCACTGTCACCAGCCCGCTTAAGATACCTTCCCACTCTCCAGAAAAGTACCCTCTCTCGTTTCCTAGTTTGGAGGGCTCTGGGCTCTTGAGattttactttcttctgtctGGGGATGATATATTCCTTGGCAAACCTTCTCCCTCGCTTAGAGAGCACAAGGGCCTAAAAGGGGGGGGAACAGCTGCTGGGGtcgaggagggggaaggagaccCCGAGACCTAGTCCTCAGCCAGAAGTGGGCCACCTTGTGTCTTGATGGGTCTGACAGAGCCAGAGAACCGAGTGTGGCCCGCAGAGCCCTGGCATCCTGCCCAGCTGTGCATTTTGCTCGCTCCCTCGCCCGCTCTGCCTTCGAGTCATGACtgttctgtgctgtgtgtgagcCCGACTGTGGGCTTCTCCGTCACGCAACCTCCTGCCCTATCTGGGCTGTTCCCCTGGGGAGTTCTTGATgagtcccccccccacacacacacacacggtttccCATGTGTTCATTTTGTTCCTGCTGTTGTCTGGGTCAGGAGGGCGGTGAGAGTgggcaggcaggtgggcaggtAGAGCAGAGGGAGGGCAACGTCACCGTCACATTTTCAGAGGTGACAGATGACACACAGGCTGCTGGATTtctgtgaaggacagaggagCTGGCAGGCCCACAGGGCCATCCCTCTGAGGGACAGGTGAATGGCTGGTCTCCAGAGGTGGTGCTGGTGGACAGCAAGCACCTCATTGGGATGGCACAGGAGGTCCGGGATCCTGGGAAATGTGTGTACAAGAGGATCTGACCCCTAAGCCCCCCTCCCTCTGCTGACAGCACTGCTGTGGGCGTGGCCTGCTGCCTTGTCCTCTGTCCCTGGGTGGGGCACACCCTCCTGTGCTGTGCTTGCCATGTGCATCAATAAACCACCATGGCCCAAGGGCTCCATCTGTCTTGGTTCATTCAGGCAACTACAGTGAAATACCACAGATTTACAAAGAGCAGGACCTTTTCTTTCACCGTTCTTGAAACCAAGACTCGATATCTGGGGAGGGCCTGTTTTCTGATGCACAGacagccatctctgccttctttctgagcACCCCACACACCCCCCCACTATGATGGAAGGGATGATAGTTTCCTTAgcctttaagtttttttaaaaaaattatgtgtatgtcagTACACCGTGTACCTGCCTAGTACCCGTCCAAGAGAAAGCTCTAAaaggctgtgaaccaccatgtaggtgctgggactcgaacctgggTGCTAACTGCTGACCCATATCTCCAGCAGGCCCCCCTTTTCAAAAGCTAGGGTTATTAGTCCAGTCCAGCCTCCCGCTCCCTATGTGagctgaacttgaacttctgatcctcctatttctgcctccagggtgctaggATCTATAAGGACATGAAAACTGGATGCGGGGCTCTTTGCACGCTAGACCAGCACTCTACTGAACCACAGCTCAGTCCACCTTCCAGCCTCCTTTGTCAGGGCACTGATTCCATTCCTAAGACTCCATCCTCGTGAAAGGCAATGCCACCTTAACCCAACACTGGGAGATGAATTTCGATATGAACTTTGGGTTTGGGGTATATGCAGGGCAATATGGTAGTGCTTCTCTTCGAGATGGAAGAGAGATGAACGGAGTGGTTGAGTTGCTGTAGCCACCAGGGACCTCACATGGGTATGCCACCTGAGGCCATCTGGAACTGCCCCAGTAGTGAGCCCGAATCCTACAGTGGGTGACAGGCACAGCTTCACCCGTGAAAACAACTTCGGAGATCATCTCGTCTCACTCCCTCCCCGTGCTTTCCAGATGTCGCACTGGGGTGTCTAGGGAACGTGTGCCGAAAATCCCTGTGCCCTGATGAGTCCTCCCAACTGCCACAGCCTGCCATGGCTCAGACCCAGGTGCCGCTGGATTCCCCTCTCCCGAGAGCCCTGTATCCCCTCCTCCCTGGCAGGACTCCGCGGTTGCAGATCTGAGTCACCTCTGTGCCTATTATTATAGGCTTATTAAAATGGTTCTCAGCTGCAGTGGAAATGTTCCAGAACTGTCGGAGGTACCTTACCAGCACTAGCCCTGCCTGAGTCAGGGCCAGGTTTACATGTGTCATGGGGCCTGGCCGctctgggagaaaggaaaaccCAAGGGCAGTTTACCGCTGCCGAGAGCCTCGTGTGCGGGCACCGGCTGAGGAAGGACTTCCACACAGCAGCTGGGTTGGTCTACAGGACGCGGTATTCCTACCTCACTTCGGGAAACTGAGGCGCAAAGAAGTTTAGAGGCTTGTACGTGTCTAAGGGAATTCAAAAATGGGAACATTCCACTCGGAGCCCCCATGGCTGCCTTCTTGAGAGTATATCAGTTTATGAGTGGGACAATTAGAAAGACTCAGGCAGGGGCTGTCTCCCACTTAGTGACCCTTCCCACTGTTCTTCCAGCTAACCAACCACATGCCTAGCTTCAGAATAACGCCAGGGGGGGCTATAGAGTTACAAATGTCACAGGGAGGCTTAAAGGAGTGGGTAGCAGTGAGCCCAGGGTTGAAGGATGCCTCTGGGCAGTGTGGATTCTCAGAGTCGTTAAGAAGGGTGGGCTTCAGCTGTCCTTTTGAAAGACCTTCTGGGTCTCTTGGAAAGAGGGACTGACTCACTGTCCTCATACTGGGGGACAGGGGTAGAGAACAGAAGTAAGCCTGCTTCCTTCTCTATCTAGATGGGCACTCCCAGCGCATGAGCGACCCTGGACTGTAAGTACCCGGCAGAGAGGGTGGGCAGACCACCCACTCCAGGCTGTGCTGGGATTCTTTCTCGCTTAGGGTTCATCTGACCCAGGAAAAGGGgatgcatacagacatacacaccatCCACATAGGGATGGATGCACACCCCTTCCCTGGCACTGGCTTTGGAGGAAGCAAAGGAGGTCCAAGGTGGATTGCGGCTAAAGGACCTTAGTTTGTCTCCAGGGCTGAGTGGAAAGGGAACTGAAGGCTAGGCTCAGGGTTATATATAGGTAGGCGCTCCCCTGTACAtgacacaggcacaaacacatgGTCGTACCCATTTCCCTCCAAGGCACACATGACCCCCATATTCTCCTCTGCACTACTGTGCACCCaacttccctgcttcctccttgcTCCCTGGCCAGTATCTGTACTTTTAGTCCTTGGTGGaaaagagctctgcctgccagaGCAGAGTGAGCAGAAGGCCAGTTCTACGGGCTCCGGaatttcctctgtcttctgtttgtGACTTCTCTCTGCTAGGAAAAGAGGTTGCTGAGGTCCCAAGGAAAGGGACAAAGAGGGACTGTACCCTGAAATGGAGAATGGCCTGATTTAGGAAGCCAAGCTGAGGTGATTGCCCATAAAAGTGTGGCCGCAGCATCTGGAGAAGATTGGAACCAGATGTTCcgggatgggggcagggagggcatCAGGCAGGAGCAGCAGCTCTGGTCAGGAGgttgggttgggggggggtgggcaGTGGGGTGGCTCGTGGCACTCTGGGGAGAACACCTGGCTGCCCTCTCCCTCCAATTCTCCAAGGCAGGCATCACTGTTTGCAAACTGGAGCAGCCAAACTTCTCACAGATTCCAGAATCCGCCTTGTGCGTAGGGACAATCAAATATAGGGCGGAACTTGGGAGGTAGCCAGAAAGGCCACCAGCTGGCCAGAAATATGTCCTTGCTGCCCCACAGGCACCGTTTTGCTGCAGGCTAAGCATGCTTGCTCCCCTTCTGGCAGAGGAAGAGCTGCCTTGAGCTCAGGGTGTCTAACTGGAAACCGGTGTACCCAGAAGTTTGTTTTCAGAACAGGAATAGAGAGCTGTCTGGGATGGGGAGCTCTTTGGCAGAGAAAGCCTGATCATTAAGAACCTCCTCTTTGCTAGGCGCAGTGACAGGCTGTGCTCAGAGGTCACTTCCCTCCTTCGTCATAACCGTGGCAGGGCAGGTGTTCTATCATTAGCATGGCAGTATGACACAGCTGGGGCTCAGAAAGGGTGACTGAGTCATCCTGGGTTTGCACAGGCACCCAGTGATAGAACCAGGGTCCAAAAATGGGTTGTTGGTGTTGAAGCTCGGAACCTTTCTGCTTCTGAGACGcatgagaggaaaggagggaggtaaAAATGAAAGTGAGGGGCAGAGTTGGACTCCCAACCTTGCTGGTTTGACAGTCGAGGCAACGGTGGGCCCTCCTCGGTTCCTTGAAAAGATCCCAGGGGCCTCTGCATCCTAGCCTGCATCTTggtggctttagagcctggatGTTGGGGTTTCTTGACTGTCTCTGTAGTAGCAAGGGAGCTGTCAGCGGATGGGTAGGTTTAGGGAGCAGACAACCAGCACCTGGTCAGTGTCACAGAGGTAGCTGTCCTCCGGCTGTGCTGGC
This genomic window contains:
- the Phyhip gene encoding phytanoyl-CoA hydroxylase-interacting protein, whose amino-acid sequence is MELLSTPHSIEINNITCDSFRISWAMEDSDLERVTHYFIDLNKKENKNSNKFKHRDVPTKLVAKAVPLPMTVRGHWFLSPRTEYSVAVQTAVKQSDGEYLVSGWSETVEFCTGDYAKEHLAQLQEKAEQIAGRMLRFSVFYRNHHKEYFQHARTHCGNVLQPYLKDNSGSHGSPTSGMLHGVFFSCNTEFNTGQPPQDSPYGRWRFQIPAQRLFNPSTNLYFADFYCMYTAYHYAILVLAPKGSLGDRFCRDRLPLLDIACNKFLTCSVEDGELIFRHAQDLILEIIYTEPVDLSLGTLGEISGHQLMSLSTADAKKDPSCKTCNISVGR